CTCTAACTGGAGATTTTGAAGATAAAATAAAAGATGCTGATATAATTTATATACCTGAAGAGCATACTAATCAACAGGATCATAATTTTCAGCTTGAAGTTATTAAGTACATGCGAAGTAAAGGCTACAAGTTCGTCATAGGTATGGAGATGTTCCAACAAAATTTCCAAAAGTATCTGGACGATTATATTAATTGCGAAATTTCTGAGAAGGAAATGTTGGAAAAGACAGAATACAGGAATAGATGGGGTTACGATCCATCTTTTTACTCTCCCATTTGGAGGTTTGCAAAAAAGGAAGGTATAAAGATTTATGCTTTAAATGTTCCTTCGGAACTTCTTGAAAGGATAAGAAAGGACGGACTAAATAATGTGGAGAGTCCTCTCATACCAAGACCCGTTATAGAACAGAGTGAAGAAGAGAAGCAAAAACTTCTAAGTGTGCTAAAAATGCATCCCAAAGTTGACGAAAGGTCATTTCTTGAAGTTCAGAATGCTTGGGATAATGTGATGGCTTATGCCATAATCAAGGTATTGAAGGAAAATCCCCGTGCTAAGATCGTGGTTCTTGCAGGTAAGGGTCACATAGGAGATATAAAGAGCGGTATACCTTACAGAGTAAGGAAACTGGACTCTCAACTCAAGCAGATAATACTCACAAGAGATCACTTCCTGTTCTCAATGGATTTTTCAAGGGATAGTTCATCCGCAAACTCTATGAATGTTCCAAATTGTAAGCCGTAAGATACTCTGGTCACTTTGAGGTTGGAAAACCTCCTTTTGAGAAGCTTTATAAGGTAATTAGCGGTAGCTTCACCTTCAACGTTGGGATTTGTTGCTACTATAATCTCCTTGGGTTTGTATCTCTCTATTCTTTCAAGGAGACTGTCAATGTTGAGATCCTGCGGGGATATACCTTCTAAGGGTGCTATCCTTCCACCAAGCACGTGATAAACGCCCGTATATCTCTCCAATTTTTCTATGGCATAAGCATCTTGGGATTCTTCAACTATGCATATGAACTTTTTGTTCCTCTTTTCATCAGAGCATATAGAGCATACATCTCTGTCGGTCAATAGTCCACATTCTGAACATTTTTTTATGCTCAGCACCAACTGTTGTAAAAGATCCACAAGTGTAACTTTTTCTTCCTGTTGTAATTTGAGCAGGTTGTAAACGAATCTGCTTGCACCTCTTTCGCCGTACGTGGGTATCTTTGTTATGGCTTCTATGGCTTCCTTAATAGGTTTTGGGAAAACATCTTCAAAAGCCAAGAATACCTCCAAACCTTTTCTTTAAAGCTTCCATCATCATATCCCTTGATATATCCTGCGCTTGGTTGATAAGTTCCATAAGTGTGTCCTTTACCTCATCAAACTTTGCACCTTCACCGCACCTTATATCAATTACCTCTCCCAGACCATTAAAAACGATCGTAATTTTATCCTTTTCAATGATCTCCCTCTTTTGTCTCAGTTCATCTTTCAAACTATTGACTAAACCCTCAAAGCCTTTAAGATTTTTTATAAACTCCGTTAAATTCATCTCTCACGCTCTCCTTTTATAAACTCTTCTACCATCTTTCTTGCCTGCCAGTCTGGATACTGTACAGGTGGATGCTTCATGGTGTATGCGCTTATGGAGTAAAGTGGTCCGCCTATACCTCTATCTCTGGCAAGCTTACAGCATCTAATTGCGTCCATCATTGAACCCGCACTATTTGGGGAA
The genomic region above belongs to Hydrogenobacter sp. and contains:
- a CDS encoding ChaN family lipoprotein — translated: MFFKILMPFLMISLMTLTGDFEDKIKDADIIYIPEEHTNQQDHNFQLEVIKYMRSKGYKFVIGMEMFQQNFQKYLDDYINCEISEKEMLEKTEYRNRWGYDPSFYSPIWRFAKKEGIKIYALNVPSELLERIRKDGLNNVESPLIPRPVIEQSEEEKQKLLSVLKMHPKVDERSFLEVQNAWDNVMAYAIIKVLKENPRAKIVVLAGKGHIGDIKSGIPYRVRKLDSQLKQIILTRDHFLFSMDFSRDSSSANSMNVPNCKP
- the recR gene encoding recombination mediator RecR yields the protein MAFEDVFPKPIKEAIEAITKIPTYGERGASRFVYNLLKLQQEEKVTLVDLLQQLVLSIKKCSECGLLTDRDVCSICSDEKRNKKFICIVEESQDAYAIEKLERYTGVYHVLGGRIAPLEGISPQDLNIDSLLERIERYKPKEIIVATNPNVEGEATANYLIKLLKRRFSNLKVTRVSYGLQFGTFIEFADELSLEKSIENRK
- a CDS encoding YbaB/EbfC family nucleoid-associated protein, giving the protein MNLTEFIKNLKGFEGLVNSLKDELRQKREIIEKDKITIVFNGLGEVIDIRCGEGAKFDEVKDTLMELINQAQDISRDMMMEALKKRFGGILGF